A window of Campylobacter ureolyticus contains these coding sequences:
- a CDS encoding proline--tRNA ligase, with amino-acid sequence MKFSKFFIPTTKEAPKDAVLQSHIYLIRAGFINQNGSGLYDLLPLGKMVYDNIYNVIKEEMDKSGAIQVNFSVVTPADFWKESGRFNVYGKELLRFKDRKENDFVISPTNEESAVNMVKNKITSYKQLPLNIYQINTKFRDEARPRFGLLRGREFVMKDGYSFHASTDDLDKEFDNMYKTYTSIFTKLGLNFRAVEADSGAIGGSGSKEFMVLADSGEDDILVCESCKYAANIEAAKRKPKTCNSLPPQSSMMSKFHTPNLKTIDEIANLFKVDKFYTIKAIIKKAKFEDDSFKIVVFFIRGCDELQEVKALNACCGLELMDASQEEIEEAGLVAGFCGPAKLPKDILFFIDNELKDQKEMIVGANEKDYHIIGFSVSSFKDERFKDLVAVNEGDCCPKCGAILKKTKGIEAGHIFKLGQKYSKPMNATFLDKNGKTVPFFMGCYGIGVTRLIAIAAQSSHDEKGIIWNEKIAPFKLQIIISNIKDENQVDFANEIYEKCENLGIKTILDDRDERFGVKMNDYELIGFPYALIVGKNLANGEVEFIKRDGLIKEKISKDEALNKIKEILL; translated from the coding sequence ATGAAATTTAGCAAATTTTTCATACCAACAACAAAAGAAGCACCAAAAGATGCAGTTTTACAAAGTCACATCTATCTAATAAGAGCTGGTTTTATAAATCAAAATGGAAGTGGACTTTATGATCTATTGCCATTAGGAAAAATGGTTTATGATAATATTTATAATGTTATAAAAGAAGAAATGGATAAAAGCGGAGCAATACAAGTAAATTTTAGCGTTGTAACTCCGGCTGATTTTTGGAAGGAAAGTGGAAGGTTTAATGTTTATGGAAAAGAACTTTTAAGATTTAAGGATAGAAAAGAAAATGATTTTGTAATAAGTCCTACAAATGAGGAAAGTGCTGTAAATATGGTAAAAAATAAAATTACCAGCTATAAACAACTACCACTAAACATTTATCAGATAAATACTAAATTTAGAGATGAGGCAAGACCTAGATTTGGGCTTTTGAGAGGGCGTGAGTTTGTTATGAAAGATGGATATAGTTTTCATGCAAGCACAGATGACTTAGATAAAGAATTTGATAATATGTATAAAACTTACACTTCCATTTTTACAAAATTAGGACTTAATTTTAGAGCTGTTGAGGCAGATAGCGGAGCAATTGGCGGAAGTGGAAGTAAGGAATTTATGGTTTTGGCTGATAGTGGCGAAGATGATATTTTGGTTTGTGAAAGCTGCAAATATGCTGCTAATATAGAAGCGGCTAAAAGAAAGCCTAAGACTTGCAATAGCTTGCCACCGCAAAGTAGTATGATGAGCAAATTTCATACACCAAATTTAAAAACAATTGATGAAATTGCCAATTTATTTAAGGTTGATAAATTTTATACCATAAAAGCAATTATTAAAAAAGCAAAATTTGAAGATGATAGTTTTAAAATAGTGGTATTTTTCATAAGAGGTTGCGATGAGCTTCAAGAAGTAAAAGCTTTAAATGCTTGTTGCGGGCTTGAACTTATGGATGCAAGCCAAGAAGAGATAGAAGAAGCTGGGCTTGTAGCTGGATTTTGTGGACCAGCTAAACTTCCAAAAGATATTTTATTTTTTATAGATAATGAATTAAAAGATCAAAAAGAGATGATAGTTGGAGCAAATGAAAAAGATTATCATATAATTGGCTTTAGTGTTTCAAGCTTTAAAGATGAGAGATTCAAAGATTTAGTAGCTGTAAATGAGGGTGATTGTTGTCCAAAATGTGGTGCTATTTTGAAAAAAACAAAAGGCATTGAGGCAGGGCACATATTTAAACTAGGACAAAAATACTCAAAACCTATGAATGCTACTTTTTTAGATAAAAATGGCAAAACGGTACCGTTTTTTATGGGTTGTTATGGTATCGGAGTTACAAGACTTATTGCAATTGCCGCTCAAAGTAGCCACGATGAAAAAGGAATAATTTGGAATGAAAAAATAGCTCCTTTTAAACTTCAAATAATAATTTCAAATATAAAAGATGAAAATCAAGTTGATTTTGCAAATGAAATTTATGAAAAATGTGAAAATTTAGGAATAAAAACTATTCTTGATGATAGAGATGAAAGATTTGGCGTTAAGATGAATGACTATGAATTAATTGGATTTCCATACGCTTTAATTGTAGGTAAAAATTTAGCAAACGGTGAAGTTGAGTTTATAAAAAGAGATGGCCTAATAAAAGAGAAAATTTCAAAAGATGAAGCATTAAATAAGATAAAAGAGATTTTATTATGA
- a CDS encoding FxsA family protein produces the protein MRKYLLPYAILETLFVMMFIYKYGFFALLLEVILSIGVGFILISKFGMLDLLRDFRTISLKDVSGNFGIALGGFFLLIPGILSDTIGFLIIISSIVMRFLSKDYIDLKSKNKKHSKTSHDDDIIDVEIIDERDK, from the coding sequence ATGAGAAAATATTTACTTCCATACGCCATTTTAGAGACTTTATTTGTAATGATGTTTATTTACAAGTATGGTTTTTTTGCTCTTTTATTAGAGGTTATTTTAAGTATTGGCGTTGGATTTATTTTAATATCAAAATTTGGAATGTTGGATTTATTAAGGGATTTTAGAACCATTTCGCTAAAAGATGTTTCAGGAAATTTTGGCATTGCATTAGGAGGATTTTTTTTACTTATTCCTGGTATTTTATCAGATACAATAGGTTTTTTAATAATTATTTCAAGTATTGTAATGCGTTTTTTATCAAAAGACTATATCGATTTAAAATCTAAAAATAAAAAACATTCAAAAACAAGCCATGATGATGATATTATAGATGTTGAAATTATAGATGAAAGAGATAAATAA
- the hemC gene encoding hydroxymethylbilane synthase — protein MKKLIIASRKSALAMWQSEFIKSEIEKEHKFEVEIKSMKTKGDVILDSPLSKIGGKGLFTKELEVSMLNGESHLAVHSLKDVPMEFPDGLILGAVSKREDERDALVSEKFASIKDLPNGARVGTTSLRRQMQIKMLRPDIKILPLRGNVNTRIKKLKDGEFDAIILAIAGISRIGLDKEVKYIYKFSKDEMIPAMGQGVLGIECPNNSEILSLISFINDKKAFMEITIERAFVGALEGGCQVPIGVNAEVIDDNIKINAVVGLPDGSKFIKKSIIINKDEFKTAGKNLADEFIKEGAKELLKEAEKMANNS, from the coding sequence ATGAAAAAATTGATAATTGCTTCAAGAAAAAGTGCTTTAGCTATGTGGCAAAGTGAGTTTATAAAAAGCGAGATTGAAAAAGAACATAAATTTGAAGTAGAAATAAAAAGTATGAAAACAAAAGGTGATGTAATTCTTGATAGTCCATTATCAAAAATAGGCGGAAAAGGACTTTTTACAAAAGAGCTTGAAGTTAGTATGTTAAATGGTGAGAGTCATTTAGCTGTTCATAGCTTAAAAGATGTTCCTATGGAGTTTCCAGATGGATTAATTTTGGGTGCAGTAAGCAAACGAGAAGATGAAAGAGATGCATTAGTAAGTGAAAAATTTGCTTCAATAAAAGATCTTCCAAATGGTGCAAGAGTTGGAACTACTAGCCTTAGAAGACAGATGCAAATTAAAATGCTTAGACCAGACATTAAAATTTTACCACTTCGTGGAAATGTAAATACTAGGATTAAAAAACTAAAAGATGGTGAGTTTGATGCAATTATTTTAGCTATTGCGGGAATTAGCAGAATAGGGCTTGATAAAGAAGTTAAATATATTTATAAATTCAGTAAAGATGAAATGATTCCTGCAATGGGACAAGGTGTTTTAGGAATTGAATGTCCTAATAATAGTGAAATTTTAAGTCTTATTTCTTTTATAAATGATAAAAAAGCCTTTATGGAAATAACAATAGAAAGAGCATTTGTTGGAGCATTAGAGGGTGGATGTCAAGTGCCAATTGGTGTAAATGCTGAAGTTATAGATGATAATATAAAAATAAATGCTGTCGTTGGACTTCCTGATGGAAGTAAATTTATTAAAAAAAGCATTATTATAAATAAAGATGAGTTTAAAACAGCTGGTAAAAATTTAGCTGATGAGTTTATAAAAGAAGGTGCAAAAGAGCTTTTAAAAGAAGCTGAAAAAATGGCAAATAATAGTTAG
- a CDS encoding menaquinone biosynthesis decarboxylase yields the protein MQEWVEKFKEAGLLKIIDEPVDMDREIGHISYIEVKKKDSKALLFTRPISKDGRIYPPVLTNTFGSFEALNLILGKTPDEIADEITSILKPKKHTNLADKFDFLKYLYSLKNIFIKKLKGEGVCQENKILGENVDLYDMPHLTTWEKDGGPFITMGQVYTKDLNGETQNLGMYRLQVYSKNRLGMHWQIHKDGANFFNEYKKAGIKMPVSVAIGGDPLYIWCGQAPLPHGIFELLLYGFIRKSPAKLVKSLTNDIYIPHDSDFVIEGFVDPDELEDEGPFGDHTGFYTPILPFPVMNVTAITHKNAPIYHATVVGKPPLEDKYMGYATERVFLPLFKVTAPDLVDYNMPENGVFHNLILAKINAWYPAHAKQMMHAFWGVGQMSFVKHAIFVDSDAPNLNDFNELGKYVLNRITSKSLFFSEGVCDQLDHASPNSCFGGKLGIDATIDLEPKEAEILSDEGLLKEFKKIDKNIINLKQYFCDTKNPVVLINYNKKDLVRKCFNELLKLRKYFKILIFLDAKNDVNNPYMSVWRITNNIDALRDIYTNRDQICIDATEKSQIDGYEREWPKEVNCSKDVIKSLIKRGLVKKDEEFFKKFEIMG from the coding sequence ATGCAAGAGTGGGTAGAAAAATTTAAAGAAGCTGGACTTTTAAAGATCATTGATGAACCAGTTGATATGGATAGAGAAATTGGACATATCAGCTACATTGAGGTTAAAAAAAAGGATTCTAAGGCATTGCTTTTTACTCGCCCTATTAGTAAGGACGGGCGAATTTATCCTCCTGTTTTAACAAATACATTTGGAAGCTTTGAAGCTTTAAATTTAATTTTAGGAAAAACTCCAGATGAAATAGCAGATGAGATAACTTCCATTTTAAAACCAAAAAAACATACAAATTTAGCTGATAAATTTGATTTTTTAAAATATCTTTATTCGCTTAAAAATATTTTTATTAAAAAATTAAAAGGCGAAGGTGTTTGTCAGGAAAATAAAATCTTAGGTGAAAATGTTGATTTGTATGACATGCCACATCTTACAACATGGGAAAAAGATGGCGGACCTTTTATAACTATGGGGCAAGTTTACACCAAAGATTTAAATGGAGAAACTCAAAATTTGGGAATGTATCGCTTGCAGGTTTATTCTAAAAACAGACTTGGGATGCATTGGCAAATTCATAAAGATGGAGCAAATTTCTTTAACGAATATAAAAAAGCCGGTATTAAAATGCCAGTTTCTGTAGCAATTGGTGGAGATCCGCTTTATATTTGGTGTGGTCAAGCACCTCTTCCACATGGTATTTTTGAATTGCTTCTTTATGGTTTTATTAGAAAAAGTCCTGCAAAACTTGTAAAAAGCCTGACAAATGATATCTATATTCCACATGATAGTGATTTTGTTATTGAGGGGTTTGTAGATCCAGATGAGCTTGAAGATGAGGGTCCATTTGGTGATCATACAGGTTTTTATACACCTATTTTACCATTTCCTGTTATGAATGTAACTGCTATAACTCATAAAAATGCTCCTATTTATCATGCAACAGTTGTTGGAAAACCACCTTTGGAAGATAAATATATGGGATATGCAACAGAGAGAGTATTTTTACCTCTTTTTAAAGTTACAGCTCCAGATTTAGTTGATTATAATATGCCTGAAAATGGTGTTTTTCACAATCTAATACTTGCTAAAATAAATGCATGGTATCCAGCTCATGCAAAACAAATGATGCACGCTTTTTGGGGAGTTGGTCAGATGAGTTTTGTAAAACATGCTATTTTCGTTGATAGTGACGCTCCAAATTTAAATGATTTTAATGAACTTGGAAAATATGTTTTAAACCGTATAACTTCAAAAAGTTTATTTTTTAGTGAAGGTGTTTGTGATCAGCTTGATCACGCAAGCCCAAATTCTTGTTTTGGCGGAAAACTTGGCATTGATGCAACTATAGATTTAGAGCCAAAAGAGGCTGAAATTTTAAGTGATGAAGGGCTTTTAAAAGAATTTAAAAAAATAGATAAAAATATTATAAATTTAAAACAATATTTTTGCGATACAAAAAATCCAGTAGTTTTGATAAATTACAATAAAAAAGATCTTGTTAGAAAATGTTTTAATGAGCTTTTAAAACTTAGAAAATATTTTAAAATTTTAATATTCCTAGATGCAAAAAATGATGTAAATAACCCATATATGAGTGTTTGGAGAATTACAAATAATATTGATGCACTTCGCGATATTTATACAAATAGAGATCAAATTTGTATAGATGCAACAGAAAAAAGCCAAATTGATGGATATGAAAGAGAGTGGCCAAAAGAGGTTAATTGCTCAAAAGATGTTATTAAAAGTTTAATAAAAAGAGGATTAGTAAAAAAAGATGAGGAGTTTTTTAAGAAATTTGAGATAATGGGCTAA
- a CDS encoding DUF3137 domain-containing protein: MAIIILAFIIYYYACYYQNREVYIFEEIKKYKISFKTIYIKNFIEKQGFKYLGHKTPNKFDRILLQSSGFFNSSQINYLDDVIEGEKFGTKFKFFEIFINSSDSNFGGVFFVADFSKEINSQTTIISKKIINFKSYNILMDNALFNDKFKVFSDNPINAMYILTPLFLEKIANLTKIFGDSIKINFKNSKIYIHIEGKYNHFEPDIYKSAITNNPAKNILDEINALLDIVEILVLNSKIYKV; this comes from the coding sequence ATGGCAATAATTATATTAGCTTTTATCATATATTATTACGCTTGTTATTATCAAAACAGAGAGGTTTATATTTTTGAAGAAATAAAAAAATATAAAATCTCTTTCAAAACTATTTATATTAAAAATTTCATTGAAAAACAAGGATTTAAATATCTAGGTCATAAAACGCCAAATAAATTTGATAGAATTTTGTTACAAAGTAGTGGTTTTTTTAACTCATCACAAATAAATTATTTAGATGATGTCATAGAGGGTGAAAAATTTGGTACTAAATTTAAGTTTTTTGAAATTTTTATTAATTCTAGTGATTCTAATTTTGGTGGAGTCTTTTTTGTGGCTGATTTTTCAAAAGAGATAAACTCACAAACTACTATAATCTCTAAAAAAATTATCAATTTTAAATCATATAATATTTTGATGGATAATGCTCTTTTTAACGATAAATTTAAGGTTTTTAGTGATAATCCTATAAATGCAATGTATATTTTAACGCCTTTATTTTTAGAAAAAATAGCAAATTTAACTAAAATTTTTGGTGATAGTATTAAAATAAATTTTAAAAATTCTAAAATTTACATTCACATTGAGGGAAAATACAACCATTTCGAACCAGATATTTATAAAAGTGCAATTACAAATAATCCGGCTAAAAATATCTTAGATGAGATTAACGCTTTGCTTGATATTGTTGAAATTTTAGTTTTAAATTCTAAAATTTATAAAGTATAA
- a CDS encoding Fe(3+) ABC transporter substrate-binding protein yields MRKIIFSALIVASSLFADSVVNVYSSRHYDSDKMVFDAFTKETGIKVNVIQDKIEAITQKLELEGKDTIADVFMTVGVGDLYNVKQKGLLQPINSKIVDENIPLDLMDKDKDWVGVTYRARVLVYDPKKIDKKELSTYEALRDAKFKGKILTRSSTSSYNKHLIAFLIAKDGEAKTKEWAKGLVANFARAPKGNDRDQAKAIVSGVGSVAIMNSYYMGRMSVSKDPVEQEVARDLKVFFPNQNDGGTHINLSGAGVTKYAKNKDNAVKFIEFLTTPKAQEIFAKTNFEFPANPKAEPADIVKSWGEFKRSKIDFDEIGKNLTKAQMIADEVMWK; encoded by the coding sequence ATGAGAAAGATTATTTTTTCGGCTTTAATTGTTGCAAGCTCTTTGTTTGCAGACTCTGTTGTAAATGTATATTCTTCAAGACATTATGACTCAGATAAGATGGTTTTTGATGCTTTTACTAAAGAGACAGGCATCAAAGTAAATGTCATACAAGACAAGATAGAGGCGATTACTCAAAAACTTGAGCTTGAGGGCAAAGATACAATAGCTGATGTTTTTATGACAGTTGGTGTTGGTGATCTTTACAATGTAAAGCAAAAAGGACTTTTACAGCCAATAAACTCAAAAATTGTAGATGAAAATATACCGTTAGATTTGATGGACAAAGATAAAGACTGGGTAGGTGTCACATATCGTGCTAGAGTTTTGGTTTATGATCCAAAGAAGATAGACAAAAAAGAGCTCTCAACCTATGAAGCACTTAGAGATGCTAAATTTAAAGGTAAAATTTTAACTCGCTCATCAACATCATCATACAACAAACACCTAATAGCCTTTTTGATAGCAAAAGATGGCGAGGCAAAGACAAAAGAGTGGGCAAAGGGTTTGGTTGCAAATTTTGCAAGAGCTCCAAAAGGAAATGACAGAGATCAGGCAAAAGCCATAGTTTCAGGTGTTGGAAGTGTCGCCATAATGAATAGTTACTATATGGGTAGAATGTCTGTTTCAAAAGATCCAGTAGAGCAAGAGGTTGCTAGAGATTTAAAGGTATTTTTTCCAAACCAAAACGATGGAGGAACTCACATCAATTTAAGCGGCGCTGGTGTTACAAAATATGCTAAAAACAAAGATAATGCAGTTAAGTTTATAGAGTTTTTAACAACTCCAAAAGCACAAGAAATTTTTGCCAAGACAAATTTTGAGTTTCCAGCCAACCCAAAAGCAGAGCCTGCTGATATCGTAAAATCATGGGGAGAGTTTAAGAGAAGCAAGATTGATTTTGATGAAATAGGCAAAAACCTCACAAAAGCTCAAATGATAGCTGATGAGGTAATGTGGAAATAG
- a CDS encoding ABC transporter permease, whose product MEIVRMMKRFKRCDTPLIFTFVCLALIIFPIIYILFGIFNQTNESTEFLFKTQLKFYIKNSFIILFFTGIFTGIIGTFLAYFETFYEYKFKNFFKFTLILPFAIPSYLFGYIYVDFFSYSGWLVTFLRQNFDIRVHFDIMNIYGAIFVLTLAFYPYVYIILRGFLKRFPQNYIEASQNLGCTQVKTFFKVILPLSKPAIISGMTLCLMECLNAYGVPNYFGLHVFSTGIYKAWVGYGDLNAAIKLASILLFLVFFIIIVQKLLQKPYSITVTKRQKIRAKKLSKKSEIAVVCLIFLFLFVTLFLPLLHIFIWLYRSYSDINLISLFNLSKNTILLTTFSAMLIVVFSLFINESLRLKEGKIKEIATSFANIGYSIPGSVVGISMLAIFINIDKSMQWLYRLLEVKATLFLTLSPLVLVFAYMIRFLSLGYMGIQNSLNQQGKKYYEASLSLGKGKLKTFFLVDLPMIKPAILSSFILVFIEIIKELPLSSLLTPPNLKTLAFEMDRYASDEQLALSAAPAIVVVGISLALLVILNKIKDK is encoded by the coding sequence GTGGAAATAGTGCGTATGATGAAGCGCTTTAAGAGGTGTGATACACCTCTTATTTTTACTTTTGTCTGTTTGGCTCTTATAATATTTCCAATTATCTATATACTTTTTGGGATCTTTAACCAAACAAACGAATCGACTGAATTTTTGTTTAAAACACAGCTTAAGTTTTACATAAAAAACAGCTTTATAATACTTTTTTTTACAGGAATTTTTACAGGCATTATAGGAACTTTTTTAGCCTATTTTGAGACATTTTATGAGTATAAATTTAAAAATTTCTTCAAATTTACCCTTATTTTGCCATTTGCAATCCCTAGCTATCTTTTTGGGTATATTTATGTTGATTTTTTCAGCTATTCTGGCTGGTTAGTAACTTTTTTAAGGCAAAATTTTGATATAAGAGTCCATTTTGACATTATGAATATTTATGGTGCTATTTTTGTGCTAACACTGGCTTTTTATCCATATGTCTATATCATCTTAAGAGGATTTTTAAAAAGGTTTCCGCAAAACTATATAGAAGCATCGCAAAATTTAGGTTGCACTCAAGTAAAAACCTTTTTTAAAGTCATCTTGCCTCTTAGCAAACCTGCAATTATAAGCGGCATGACGCTTTGTTTGATGGAGTGTTTGAATGCTTATGGAGTGCCAAACTATTTTGGGCTTCATGTATTTAGCACAGGAATTTATAAGGCTTGGGTTGGGTATGGCGACTTAAATGCAGCTATAAAACTTGCTTCGATTTTGCTTTTTTTAGTCTTTTTTATCATAATAGTTCAAAAGTTACTGCAAAAACCATATTCCATAACTGTTACAAAAAGACAAAAGATAAGAGCTAAAAAACTAAGTAAAAAGAGCGAAATTGCTGTTGTTTGTCTAATTTTTTTATTTTTATTTGTAACTTTGTTTTTGCCACTTCTTCACATTTTTATCTGGCTTTATCGAAGCTATAGCGATATAAATTTAATTTCGCTTTTTAATCTAAGCAAAAATACAATTTTACTTACAACATTTTCAGCCATGCTAATAGTAGTTTTTTCTCTGTTTATCAACGAGTCTTTGAGGCTAAAAGAGGGCAAGATTAAGGAAATAGCAACTTCATTTGCAAATATTGGCTATAGCATTCCAGGCTCAGTTGTAGGTATCTCGATGCTTGCGATATTTATAAATATCGACAAGTCAATGCAGTGGTTATATCGGCTTTTAGAGGTGAAAGCGACTCTTTTTTTAACGTTAAGTCCTTTGGTTTTGGTCTTTGCTTATATGATTAGGTTTTTGTCTTTAGGATATATGGGGATTCAAAATAGCCTAAATCAACAAGGAAAAAAATACTATGAAGCCTCTTTAAGTCTTGGAAAAGGAAAACTAAAAACATTTTTTTTGGTAGATCTGCCAATGATAAAACCAGCTATTTTAAGCTCATTTATACTTGTTTTTATTGAGATAATCAAAGAGCTTCCATTAAGTTCGCTTTTGACTCCACCAAATTTAAAAACTCTAGCTTTTGAAATGGATAGATATGCCAGTGATGAACAGCTAGCTTTAAGTGCGGCTCCTGCTATTGTGGTTGTTGGCATAAGTTTAGCTTTGCTGGTAATTTTAAATAAAATAAAGGATAAATAG
- a CDS encoding ABC transporter ATP-binding protein has product MFLELKNISFSYKKDQNLISNLNFSLQKGKRLAILGESGSGKSTILRLISGFENLDSGEIWLNGQNITFLPPNKRNIGYLFQDYALFPHLKVWQNIGFGIKNDKKRVDEMLELIRMSEYRDLYPHALSGGQQQRVALARALAIKPKLLLLDEPFSALDADLRTKIRTDIKEILDSLEITSILVTHDLDDVKNFSDESFILK; this is encoded by the coding sequence GTGTTTTTAGAGCTAAAAAATATCTCTTTTTCATATAAAAAAGATCAAAACCTAATCTCAAATTTAAACTTTTCTTTGCAAAAAGGAAAACGTCTAGCAATACTTGGCGAAAGTGGAAGTGGCAAAAGCACGATTTTAAGACTAATTAGTGGCTTTGAGAATTTAGATAGTGGAGAGATTTGGCTAAATGGTCAAAATATCACTTTTTTACCACCAAACAAAAGAAATATAGGCTATCTTTTTCAAGACTATGCGCTTTTTCCACATCTTAAGGTTTGGCAAAATATAGGCTTTGGCATAAAAAATGATAAAAAAAGAGTTGATGAGATGCTTGAATTAATTAGAATGAGTGAATATAGAGATCTTTATCCCCATGCTTTAAGTGGTGGTCAACAACAAAGAGTAGCACTTGCAAGGGCGTTAGCAATAAAACCTAAACTTTTACTTCTTGATGAGCCATTTAGTGCTCTTGATGCAGACCTAAGAACAAAAATAAGAACCGATATAAAAGAAATTTTAGATAGCCTTGAGATAACTTCGATTTTAGTTACTCACGACCTAGATGATGTTAAAAACTTTTCAGATGAGAGTTTTATACTTAAATAA
- the nikA gene encoding nickel ABC transporter substrate-binding protein: MRCFLRFTLIFISVFGLSVAKDTLNFAVSKNVGPLNPHLYSPNEMFAQNMVYEGLVDYSESGVIPKLALSWEISKDGTSYIFHLRKDAVFSNGEKFNASAVKSNFDAIMDNKKRHSWLELTNIIKSYEVKDEYTFVLNIDHPYEPTLRELALVRPFRFIAPTAMINGGTKDGIKEAIGTGAYILKESKLGVYDKFVANKKHYEFNPKYDEILAKVIPDPNTKVIALKTGEVDLIYGNGQITLDSFNELKKDYPTIISKPMLTTTLALNSSKFPTSDLSVRTALNMILDKDMINEKLFYKTQKKADFLFNPNLEGANLYVKPYEFNINKANEILENDGWILKGDIRYKDNKPLNLELVYIGSDTAQKGIAEILQANAKKIGANVELIAQESTIFYKRQKNGTFNLIFNNTWGAPYDPVAFLASMRAPSHADFMAQSGLENKALIDKKITEILSTLDVDKRNSLIKEVLTILHNEAIYIPITYMTDQVVYRKNVDGVSSDIVKYNIKFWEFYPVKNKR; the protein is encoded by the coding sequence ATGAGGTGCTTTTTAAGATTTACTTTGATTTTTATCTCTGTTTTTGGTTTGAGTGTTGCAAAAGATACTTTAAATTTTGCAGTTTCAAAAAATGTTGGTCCTTTAAATCCTCATCTTTACTCACCAAATGAGATGTTTGCACAAAATATGGTTTATGAGGGTCTTGTTGATTATAGCGAAAGTGGAGTTATTCCAAAACTAGCCTTGAGCTGGGAAATTTCTAAAGATGGAACTAGCTACATTTTTCATTTAAGAAAGGACGCTGTTTTTTCAAATGGTGAAAAATTTAATGCAAGTGCTGTAAAATCAAATTTTGATGCGATCATGGATAATAAAAAAAGACATTCTTGGCTTGAATTGACTAATATCATAAAAAGTTATGAAGTTAAAGATGAATATACTTTTGTTTTAAATATAGATCATCCTTATGAACCTACTTTAAGAGAGCTTGCACTTGTTAGACCATTTAGATTTATAGCACCAACTGCCATGATTAATGGTGGCACAAAAGATGGTATAAAAGAAGCAATTGGAACTGGAGCGTATATTTTAAAAGAATCAAAACTTGGAGTTTATGATAAATTTGTAGCAAATAAAAAACACTATGAATTTAATCCAAAATATGATGAAATTTTAGCAAAAGTAATTCCAGATCCAAATACAAAAGTAATAGCTTTAAAAACCGGTGAAGTTGATTTAATCTATGGAAATGGTCAAATCACACTTGATAGTTTTAATGAGCTTAAAAAAGATTATCCTACTATCATTTCAAAGCCAATGCTTACAACGACTTTAGCATTAAACTCGTCTAAATTTCCAACATCAGATTTAAGTGTAAGAACTGCTTTAAATATGATTTTAGATAAAGATATGATTAACGAAAAACTTTTTTATAAAACTCAAAAAAAGGCTGATTTTTTATTTAATCCAAATTTAGAAGGTGCAAATTTATACGTTAAACCTTATGAATTTAATATAAATAAAGCAAATGAAATTCTGGAAAATGATGGTTGGATTTTAAAAGGTGATATTCGCTATAAAGACAACAAACCTTTAAATTTAGAATTAGTATATATAGGAAGTGACACAGCACAAAAAGGAATTGCAGAAATACTACAAGCAAATGCTAAAAAAATTGGTGCAAATGTTGAGCTTATAGCACAAGAAAGCACTATTTTTTATAAAAGACAAAAAAATGGAACTTTTAATTTAATTTTTAATAACACTTGGGGAGCCCCGTATGATCCAGTTGCTTTTTTAGCTTCCATGAGAGCACCATCTCATGCTGATTTTATGGCTCAAAGTGGGCTTGAAAACAAGGCTTTAATTGATAAAAAGATTACAGAAATTTTATCAACACTTGATGTGGATAAAAGAAATTCCTTAATAAAAGAAGTTCTTACTATTTTGCATAATGAGGCTATTTATATCCCAATCACTTATATGACAGATCAAGTAGTTTATAGAAAAAATGTTGATGGGGTAAGTTCTGATATCGTTAAATATAATATTAAATTTTGGGAATTTTATCCTGTAAAAAATAAAAGGTAA